In Prunus dulcis chromosome 2, ALMONDv2, whole genome shotgun sequence, a single genomic region encodes these proteins:
- the LOC117619637 gene encoding uncharacterized protein LOC117619637, with translation MGPSEPANIQIVQEFYANIPPFSAEQKTPPGLGPFGSCLWDETLHFSSGREYPDSFDVYLRGKVLNFSVSGIAQLLKLTRPNPNEKSPGFPGLVVDNLDLKVVKSTLGWNKRVRVLRENRLSDLYKVLNSIVRYNIDPPCHVIPSLLSPDRARLLYAIGNNVPIDLATYIFRAICRAAFPTSMPDSLPFTSLITRFAMASHVPVEPTDKLYSPWSPLDNVDIFGYSFTPSSPAVKQPQAVVSHTPSMAILTNGVAEHRGDVHPVSTHSLIPPSSKQPSAEIMEAEEENNSNLIPNSHACINPLTSTSDSHPNEKVKKDPLEHAAGEVSKLLQEFLASQMKLQLKG, from the exons ATGGGTCCTTCAGAGCCTGCTAATATCCAGATTGTCCAAGAATTCTACGCAAACATTCCTCCTTTCTCCGCCGAGCAGAAAACTCCACCTGGGTTGGGCCCTTTTGGTTCTTGTTTGTGGGATGAGACTCTGCATTTCTCTAGCGGTCGAGAATACCCTGACTCATTTGATGTGTATTTGCGAGGTAAGGTGTTAAATTTCTCTGTTTCTGGCATTGCCCAGTTGCTTAAACTTACTAGGCCAAAcccaaatgaaaaatcaccTGGTTTTCCTGGGCTTGTTGTTGATAATCTTGACTTGAAGGTGGTGAAATCTACTTTGGGTTGGAACAAGAGGGTCAGGGTTTTGCGTGAAAATCGACTGAGTGATTTGTACAAAGTGCTTAACAGCATAGTGAGATATAATATCGATCCTCCTTGTCACGTTATCCCTTCTTTGCTTAGCCCTGATAGAGCTCGCCTTCTTTATGCCATTGGGAACAATGTACCTATTGATCTGGCCACCTACATTTTTCGTGCCATCTGTCGTGCTGCATTCCCAACTTCCATGCCCGACTCCCTGCCTTTTACTTCCTTGATCACACGCTTCGCCATGGCTTCTCACGTGCCAGTTGAGCCTACGGATAAGCTTTATTCTCCTTGGTCGCCTTTGGACAACGTGGATATTTTTGGCTATAGCTTTACTCCATCTTCTCCGGCAGTCAAGCAACCTCAAGCGGTGGTGAGCCACACGCCCAGTATGGCCATACTTACCAATGGCGTTGCTGAGCACAGGGGTGATGTGCACCCCGTTTCCACCCACTCGCTCATCCCACCTTCTTCGAAACAGCCATCTGCAG AAATAATGGAggctgaagaagaaaataacagcAATTTGATTCCTAACTCGCATGCTTGTATAAATCCGTTAACTTCAACTTCTGACTCGCATCCAAATgagaaagtgaaaaaagatCCATTGGAACATGCAGCTGGTGAGGTGTCAAAATTACTGCAGGAGTTTTTGGCAAGTCAAATGAAACTACAACTCAAAGGATAG
- the LOC117619402 gene encoding receptor-like protein EIX2, producing the protein MDLGLASIDFNESQIPDVVGSLTNLRNLRLSSCNLVGQIPSSFGNLTQLQYLDLSGNDQLQPKNLNWLPALSSLTYLDLSAIDFNGSQIPDFIGSLTNLTYLSLHSCNLVGQIPSSFGNLTQLQHLDLSYNQFRAENLNWLPALSSLTYLDLSQNNLSTVFDWPKAVLNKLPKLVELTLVNCSLPPILSTTLYKTNSSTSLVYVRLSDNHLTSSIFLWLSNYSTSLVSLDLSYNNLAGFIPDFIGNMSSLVDLDLSGNQIVGANPNSFARLCNLRRLWLQRNHMSGQLSQLLPRCAQNSLGYLDLSENVLVGSLNNLTSFSSLEVLYLNANQLSGKIPESIGQMSQLGNINFSINSLEGVVSETHFSKLSKLRLLDLSYNSLVLNFHSDWVPPFQLWGINLASCNVGPLFPKWLQTQNDYFELDISNAGISDIIPSWFLSNFRNADVTVEFENQRRLDLSSNQIEGPIPSTLSQVYYLDLSNNSISGSLSFLCASADKSLTYLNLSSNNFAGELPDCWSHLETLVMLDLSNNAFSGKIPMTIGSLFQMQTLKLRSNRFVGELPSSLKNCTSLEVIDLGDNKLSGPIPTWLGVSFKNLVILMLSTNHFNGSMPSQLCHLTHIKIMDFSMNNISGSIPKCLNNLTTLAQKGNPSLSSTHLYGGIMGNESIAPTNYDDDASFIWKGRMQTYKRILGLVKRIDLSSNRLTGEIPSEITHLVGLISLNLSRNQLTGQITPEIGNLESLDSLDLSRNQIDGRIPTSLARIDRLSFLDLSYNNLSGEIPIGTQLQSFDPLDYAENPLLCGPPLKKMCANQNEPTDLSNEEDKDEFITLGFYMSMGIGFAAGFWGVCGTLIFNRSWRYVYFKFLNNLNDWIYVRIALIKRQLKSAYA; encoded by the coding sequence atgGATTTGGGCCTTGCATCCATTGATTTCAATGAGAGCCAAATTCCTGATGTCGTTGGTTCTCTAACCAATCTAAGAAACCTCAGACTCTCTTCCTGTAATTTGGTTGGTCAAATTCCAAGTTCGTTTGGAAACCTCACGCAATTGCAATATCTCGACCTCAGCGGTAATGATCAGCTTCAACCAAAAAATCTCAATTGGCTCCCTGCCCTTTCTTCTTTAACGTATTTGGACCTTTCAGCCATTGATTTCAATGGGAGCCAAATTCCAGATTTCATTGGTTCTCTAACCAATCTAACATACCTCAGTCTCCATTCCTGTAATTTGGTTGGTCAAATTCCAAGTTCGTTTGGAAACCTCACGCAATTGCAACATCTCGACCTCAGCTATAATCAGTTTCGAGCAGAAAATCTCAATTGGCTCCCTGCTCTTTCTTCTTTAACGTATTTGGACCTAAGCCAAAACAATCTCAGTACTGTTTTCGATTGGCCAAAAGCCGTACTTAATAAGCTCCCTAAACTAGTAGAGTTGACCTTGGTGAACTGTAGTCTTCCCCCAATTCTTTCCACTACTCTTTACAAAACAAATTCTTCTACATCTCTTGTGTATGTTCGTCTCTCTGACAACCATCTCACTTCTTCAATATTTCTTTGGTTGTCCAACTACAGTACAAGCCTTGTTAGTCTTGACCTCTCCTACAATAATCTAGCTGGTTTCATTCCCGATTTCATTGGAAACATGAGCTCTCTTGTGGATCTGGATCTCTCTGGTAACCAGATTGTAGGAGCGAATCCAAATTCGTTTGCAAGGCTGTGTAATTTGCGAAGATTGTGGCTTCAAAGAAATCATATGAGTGGACAATTATCTCAACTATTGCCTAGATGTGCTCAAAACTCATTAGGGTATCTGGACCTCTCTGAGAATGTTCTTGTGGGGTCATTAAACAATCTTACAAGCTTCTCATCTTTGGAAGTCTTGTATCTTAATGCCAATCAATTAAGCGGAAAAATACCTGAAAGTATTGGGCAAATGTCGCAACTGGGCAACATCAATTTCAGCATAAACTCTTTGGAAGGGGTGGTTTCAGAAACTCATTTCTCAAAACTCTCCAAATTAAGACTTTTGGATTTATCCTATAACTCACTAGTTTTAAATTTCCATTCTGATTGGGTTCCTCCCTTCCAATTGTGGGGCATAAATTTGGCGTCCTGCAATGTCGGTCCTCTTTTTCCAAAATggcttcaaactcaaaatgattATTTCGAGCTTGATATTTCAAATGCTGGAATTTCTGATATCATTCCAAGTTGGTTTTTGAGTAATTTTCGTAACGCAGACGTTACAGTGGAGTTTGAAAATCAACGACGACTAGATTTGAGTTCGAACCAAATAGAAGGTCCAATTCCCTCCACTCTGTCACAAGTCTATTATCTGGATCTCTCTAATAATAGCATTTCAGGGTCGCTTTCTTTCCTATGTGCAAGTGCAGATAAGAGTTTAACATATCTTAATCTTTCAAGCAACAATTTTGCTGGAGAACTTCCAGATTGCTGGAGCCATTTGGAGACTCTAGTCATGCTTGATTTGAGTAACAACGCTTTTTCTGGAAAAATTCCCATGACAATAGGctctttatttcaaatgcaaacTTTGAAATTAAGAAGCAACCGATTTGTTGGAGAATTGCCTTCATCGTTGAAGAACTGCACAAGTTTAGAAGTTATTGATCTGGGAGATAATAAATTATCAGGACCAATACCTACATGGTTGGGTGTGAGCTTCAAGAATTTGGTTATCCTGATGCTTTCCACTAATCACTTCAATGGAAGCATGCCCTCGCAATTATGTCATCTGACACACATTAAAATTATGGATTTCTCTATGAACAACATCTCTGGAAGCATACCCAAATGCCTCAACAATTTGACTACTCTAGCTCAAAAAGGAAATCCAAGTCTATCCAGCACACATCTTTATGGCGGAATTATGGGTAATGAGTCAATTGCTCCTACTAATTATGACGATGATGCAAGCTTCATTTGGAAAGGAAGAATGCAGACATACAAAAGAATTTTGGGCCTTGTGAAGAGAATTGATCTCTCAAGTAATAGATTAACAGGGGAGATTCCAAGTGAAATTACTCATCTTGTTGGGTTGATTTCTTTAAACCTTTCGAGAAACCAGTTAACAGGTCAAATAACTCCAGAGATCGGAAACTTGGAGTCATTGGATTCGCTTGATTTATCAAGAAACCAGATAGATGGAAGAATTCCAACAAGCCTTGCTCGGATAGATCGTCTTAGTTTCTTAGACCTGTCATATAACAACCTGTCTGGCGAAATACCCATAGGCACTCAGCTCCAAAGCTTTGATCCCCTTGATTATGCTGAAAATCCTCTACTATGTGGACCTCCACTTAAAAAGATGTGTGCTAATCAAAATGAGCCAACTGACTTGAGCAATGAAGAGGATAAGGATGAGTTTATAACACTGGGATTTTACATGAGTATGGGGATTGGGTTTGCTGCTGGATTTTGGGGAGTTTGCGGCACTTTGATATTCAACAGGTCATGGAGATACGTATACTTCAAGTTCTTGAATAATTTAAATGATTGGATTTATGTGAGGATAGCTTTGATCAAGCGGCAACTGAAGTCAGCATATGCTTAA
- the LOC117617769 gene encoding probable pre-mRNA-splicing factor ATP-dependent RNA helicase DEAH5 — MAATDDGLKKLEYLSLVSKVCSELETHIGVGDKVLAEFITELGRKCETVDEFDTKLKKNGAEMPDYFVRTLLTIIHAILPPKPKPEKDSKKESASDGRKTKFKALAVADNKDRVKDIEKEIEMETKEKRNRREEQDEEREEDRRRGSDRYREGDRDRDRDRHKGGRDRDGRERRRERYDRDERRRDTHYNDDDDDRGRHTDRYNKHKRDRYEDDGDVKEDGDDRRGNRDRQNGQNHSDEPELYQVYKGRVSRVMDTGCFVQLNDLRGKEGLVHVSQMATRRISNAKDVVKRDQEVYVKVISISGQKLSLSMRDVDQHTGKDLLPLKKSSEDDALRTNPSFSKDGPVTRTGLSGIRIVEEDDVGPSRRPLKRMSSPEKWEAKQLIASGVLGVTEYPMYDEETDGMLYQEEGAEEELEIELNEDEPAFLNGQSRYSVDMSPVKIFKNPEGSLGRAAALQSALIKERREVREQQQRTMLDSIPKDLNRPWEDPMPETGERHLAQELRGVGLSAYDMPEWKKDAFGKTISFGQRSKLSIQEQRQSLPIYKLKKELIAAVHENQVLVVIGETGSGKTTQVTQYLAEAGYTTMGKIGCTQPRRVAAMSVAKRVAEEFGCRLGEEVGYAIRFEDCTGPDTVIKYMTDGMLLREILIDENLSQYSVVMLDEAHERTIHTDVLFGLLKKLVKRRPDLRLIVTSATLDAEKFSGYFFNCNIFTIPGRTFPVEILYTKQPESDYLDASLITVLQIHLTEPEGDILLFLTGQEEIDFACQSLYERMKGLGKNVPELIILPVYSALPSEMQSRIFDPAPPGKRKVVVATNIAEASLTIDGIFYVIDPGFAKQNVYNPKQGLDSLVITPISQASAKQRAGRAGRTGPGKCYRLYTESAYRNEMSPTSIPEIQRINLGTTTLTMKAMGINDLLSFDFMDPPSPQALISAMEQLYSLGALDEEGLLTKLGRKMAEFPLDPPLSKMLLASVDLGCSDEILTIIAMIQTGNIFYRPREKQAQADQKRAKFFQPEGDHLTLLAVYEAWKAKNFSGPWCFENFVQSRSLRRAQDVRKQLLSIMDKYKLDVVSAGKNFTKIRKAITAGFFFHGARKDPQEGYRTLVENQPVYIHPSSALFQRQPDWVIYHELVMTTKEYMREVTVVDPKWLVELAPRFFKVADPTKMSKRKRQERIEPLYDRYHEPNSWRLSKRRA; from the exons ATGGCTGCCACTGACGATGGTTTGAAGAAGCTCGAGTACCTTTCCTTGGTTTCCAAGGTCTGTTCAGAGCTCGAAACCCATATAGGGGTTGGGGACAAAGTTCTGGCGGAGTTCATCACTGAGTTGGGACGAAAGTGCGAGACGGTGGACGAGTTTGACaccaaattaaagaaaaacggTGCCGAGATGCCCGATTACTTTGTCCGTACACTCCTTACTATCATTCACGCTATTCTTCCACCAAAGCCAAAGCCGGAGAAGGACTCGAAGAAAGAGAGCGCTTCTGATGGTAGGAAGACCAAGTTTAAGGCTTTGGCAGTCGCGGATAATAAAGATAGAGTCAAGGACATCGAGAAGGAAATTGAGATGGAGACCAAGGAAAAGCGAAACAGAAGAGAAGAACAAGATGAAGAGCGAGAAGAAGATAGGCGTAGAGGTAGTGATAGATATAGGGAAGGAGATAGAGATAGAGATCGAGACAGACACAAAGGAGGTAGAGATAGAGATGGGAGGGAGAGGCGAAGGGAAAGGTATGATAGAGATGAGAGGCGCAGAGATACACAttataatgatgatgatgatgacagGGGAAGGCATACAGATCGATACAATAAGCATAAGAGAGATAGGTATGAAGACGATGGAGATGTTAAGGAAGATGGTGATGATAGGAGAGGTAATAGGGATCGGCAGAACGGCCAGAACCATTCGGATGAGCCCGAATTGTATCAGGTTTATAAGGGCAGGGTTTCGAGAGTGATGGACACTGGTTGTTTTGTTCAGTTGAATGATTTAAGAGGGAAGGAGGGTCTGGTTCACGTTTCACAGATGGCAACTAGGCGAATTAGCAATGCTAAGGATGTGGTGAAGAGGGATCAGGAAGTTTATGTGAAGGTGATTTCAATTTCAGGTCAGAAGTTGAGCCTTTCGATGAGGGATGTTGATCAACATACAGGTAAGGATTTGCTCCCCTTGAAGAAGAGCTCAGAGGATGATGCTCTTAGGACGAACCCATCTTTTTCAAAGGATGGACCTGTGACTAGGACTGGTCTTTCTGGGATTAGGATTGTGGAAGAGGATGATGTTGGCCCATCACGCCGGCCATTGAAGAGAATGAGCTCGCCAGAGAAGTGGGAAGCCAAACAGTTGATTGCCTCAGGTGTTTTGGGTGTTACAGAGTATCCTATGTATGATGAGGAAACCGATGGGATGCTTTATCAAGAAGAGGGAGCTGAGGAAGAGCTTGAGATTGAGCTCAATGAGGACGAGCCAGCCTTTTTAAATGGACAGAGCAGGTATTCTGTTGATATGTCACCTGTGAAAATCTTTAAGAATCCAGAAGGGTCACTGGGTCGTGCAGCTGCACTTCAGTCCGCACTCATTAAGGAGCGTAGAGAAGTGCGTGAGCAGCAGCAAAGAACCATGTTGGATTCTATCCCAAAGGATCTCAATCGTCCCTGGGAAGATCCAATGCCAGAGACTGGTGAGAGGCATCTTGCACAAGAACTTAGAGGTGTTGGTTTGTCAGCATATGATATGCCTGAGTGGAAGAAGGATGCTTTTGGGAAAACTATCAGTTTTGGGCAGAGGTCAAAACTCTCAATCCAGGAACAGAGGCAGAGCTTGCCTATCTACAAGCTGAAGAAAGAATTGATTGCAGCGGTGCATGAGAACCAAGTGCTTGTCGTCATTGGTGAGACTGGTTCGGGTAAGACAACACAGGTAACGCAGTATCTTGCAGAAGCGGGTTACACGACAATGGGTAAGATTGGTTGTACACAGCCACGTAGGGTGGCTGCTATGTCTGTGGCCAAGAGGGTTGCTGAAGAGTTTGGTTGTCGTTTAGGAGAGGAAGTCGGCTATGCAATTCGTTTTGAGGATTGCACTGGTCCAGACACTGTCATCAAGTACATGACTGATGGTATGCTTCTTAGGGagattttgattgatgagAACCTTTCTCAGTATTCTGTGGTCATGCTTGATGAAGCTCATGAGAGGACAATCCACACAGATGTTCTTTTTGGACTACTGAAGAAGCTTGTGAAGCGGAGACCGGACCTTCGTTTGATTGTCACATCTGCTACCTTGGATGCGGAGAAGTTTTCCGGTTATTTCTTTAACTGTAACATCTTCACTATCCCTGGGAGAACTTTTCCTGTAGAGATACTCTACACTAAACAGCCGGAAAGTGACTACCTTGATGCATCTCTAATAACTGTTCTACAAATACACTTGACAGAACCTGAAGGTgacattcttcttttcttgacTGGACAAGAAGAGATTGATTTTGCATGCCAGTCTCTCTATGAGAGGATGAAAGGTCTTGGTAAAAATGTCCCTGAGTTGATTATCCTACCAGTGTATAGTGCCCTTCCTAGTGAAATGCAGTCAAGGATATTTGATCCTGCCCCACCAGGTAAGAGGAAAGTAGTTGTGGCTACTAATATTGCTGAGGCATCACTGACCATTGATGGGATATTTTATGTCATTGATCCTGGTTTTGCAAAGCAAAATGTTTATAACCCAAAGCAGGGGCTAGATTCACTGGTCATAACTCCAATTTCCCAAGCATCAGCTAAGCAACGAGCTGGGCGTGCTGGGCGTACAGGCCCTGGGAAATGTTACCGCCTCTACACTGAGAGTGCATACCGCAATGAGATGTCCCCTACTTCAATTCCAGAAATCCAGAGGATAAATCTTGGGACTACTACACTTACGATGAAAGCTATGGGGATAAATGATCTCTTGTCTTTTGATTTTATGGATCCTCCTTCACCCCAAGCACTCATTTCTGCCATGGAACAATTGTACAGTTTAGGAGCACTGGATGAGGAGGGGCTGCTCACCAAATTGGGTAGGAAAATGGCTGAGTTTCCTCTGGATCCACCCTTGTCTAAGATGCTATTGGCCAGTGTGGACCTTGGATGCAGTGATGAGATCTTGACCATCATTGCAATGATTCAGACTGGCAATATTTTTTACAGACCTAGGGAAAAACAAGCCCAGGCAGATCAGAAGAGAGCCAAGTTTTTCCAGCCAGAGGGAGATCATCTGACTTTACTTGCAGTCTATGAGGCATGGAAAGCTAAGAATTTTTCAGGGCCATGgtgttttgagaattttgttCAGTCTCGATCCTTGAGGAGGGCACAGGATGTCAGAAAACAGCTTCTCAGCATCATGGACAA GTATAAACTAGATGTTGTCAGTGCTGGAAAGAATTTTACAAAGATCAGGAAGGCAATTACGGCAGGGTTTTTCTTCCACGGTGCTAGAAAGGACCCGCAGGAGGGTTATAGAACCCTAGTGGAGAACCAACCAGTTTATATACACCCAAGCAGCGCCCTCTTCCAGAGACAACCAGATTGGGTGATCTACCATGAGCTGGTTATGACCACAAAGGAGTACATGCGCGAGGTGACGGTCGTCGACCCCAAATGGCTTGTGGAACTGGCACCCAGGTTCTTCAAAGTGGCAGATCCCACCAAGATGAGCAAGCGCAAGCGTCAAGAACGTATTGAACCGCTATATGATAGATACCATGAACCTAACTCTTGGCGTCTTAGTAAGCGACGTGCTTGA
- the LOC117618059 gene encoding uncharacterized protein LOC117618059, whose product MGRERAYVDDDIDESKFKTSEAMNRYKKIFSVQAVTVEREVKLSDFEDLGLPRIFKSRGWLLAMGPSEPANIQIVQEFYANIPPFSAEQKTPPGLGPFGSCLWDETLHFSSGREYPDSFDVYLRGKVLNFSVSGIAQLLKLTRPNPNEKSPGFPGLVVDNLDLKVVKSTLGWNKRVRVLRENRLSDLYKVLNSIVRYNIDPPCHVIPSLLSPDRARLLYAIGNNVPIDLATYIFRAICRAAFPTSMPDSLPFTSLITRFAMASHVPVEPTDKLYSPWSPLDNVDIFGYSFTPSSPAVKQPQAVVSHTPSMAILTNGVAEHRGDVHPVSTHSLIPPSSKQPSAGGKNFRGFSLGNLRNFLTTGIRAFGGDSVNFLRGIVRNDP is encoded by the exons ATGGGTAGAGAGCGAGCTTATGTTGATGACGATATTGATGAAAGTAAGTTCAAGACTTCGGAAGCAATGAACCGCTACAAGAAAATCTTCAGTGTTCAAGCTGTGACAGTTGAGCGGGAGGTCAAATTGAGTGACTTCGAGGATCTTGGGCTTCCCAGAATCTTCAAATCAAGAGGTTGGCTTTTGGCAATGGGTCCTTCAGAGCCTGCTAATATCCAGATTGTCCAAGAATTCTACGCAAACATTCCTCCTTTCTCCGCCGAGCAGAAAACTCCACCTGGGTTGGGCCCTTTTGGTTCTTGTTTGTGGGATGAGACTCTGCATTTCTCTAGCGGTCGAGAATACCCTGACTCATTTGATGTGTATTTGCGAGGTAAGGTGTTAAATTTCTCTGTTTCTGGCATTGCCCAGTTGCTTAAACTTACTAGGCCAAAcccaaatgaaaaatcaccTGGTTTTCCTGGGCTTGTTGTTGATAATCTTGACTTGAAGGTGGTGAAATCTACTTTGGGTTGGAACAAGAGGGTCAGGGTTTTGCGTGAAAATCGACTGAGTGATTTGTACAAAGTGCTTAACAGCATAGTGAGATATAATATCGATCCTCCTTGTCACGTTATCCCTTCTTTGCTTAGCCCTGATAGAGCTCGCCTTCTTTATGCCATTGGGAACAATGTACCTATTGATCTGGCCACCTACATTTTTCGTGCCATCTGTCGTGCTGCATTCCCAACTTCCATGCCCGACTCCCTGCCTTTTACTTCCTTGATCACACGCTTCGCCATGGCTTCTCACGTGCCAGTTGAGCCTACGGATAAGCTTTATTCTCCTTGGTCGCCTTTGGACAACGTGGATATTTTTGGCTATAGCTTTACTCCATCTTCTCCGGCAGTCAAGCAACCTCAAGCGGTGGTGAGCCACACGCCCAGTATGGCCATACTTACCAATGGCGTTGCTGAGCACAGGGGTGATGTGCACCCCGTTTCCACCCACTCGCTCATCCCACCTTCTTCGAAACAGCCATCTGCAG GTGGTAAAAATTTCCGGGGGTTTTCGTTG